Proteins encoded within one genomic window of Bdellovibrionota bacterium:
- a CDS encoding DoxX family protein, with translation MEKLKQFTRNSDLGLLIFRLFVGLAMALTHGLGKLPPPERLVEGLTSMGLPMPGIMSWVVALAEFGGGLLIAVGLCTRFAAAILGFTMLVAGFVVHAADPFGVKELAFFYLAACVLLIFTGAGKYSLDSKVCKK, from the coding sequence ATGGAAAAATTAAAACAATTTACACGCAATTCAGATTTGGGATTATTGATTTTTAGATTATTTGTGGGTCTGGCAATGGCATTGACTCATGGTTTGGGAAAGCTTCCACCACCTGAAAGATTGGTTGAGGGATTAACATCTATGGGGCTTCCAATGCCAGGAATTATGTCATGGGTAGTGGCGCTTGCAGAATTCGGCGGCGGACTCTTAATCGCAGTTGGATTGTGTACAAGATTTGCGGCAGCAATTTTGGGTTTTACAATGTTGGTGGCGGGATTTGTAGTTCATGCAGCTGATCCGTTTGGTGTAAAAGAATTAGCGTTCTTTTATTTAGCAGCTTGTGTACTTTTGATCTTCACGGGCGCCGGCAAATATTCTTTGGACAGCAAAGTTTGCAAGAAGTAA